One window from the genome of Choloepus didactylus isolate mChoDid1 chromosome 2, mChoDid1.pri, whole genome shotgun sequence encodes:
- the LOC119517190 gene encoding 60S ribosomal protein L36a-like, with the protein MVNVPKTRRTFCKKCGKHRPHKVTQYKKGKDSLYAQGKRRYNRKQSGYAGQTKPIFRKKAKTTRKIVLRLECVEPNCRSKRMLAVKRCKHFELGGDKKRKSQVIQF; encoded by the coding sequence ATGGTGAATGTTCCTAAAACCCGCCGGACCTTCTGTAAGAAGTGCGGCAAGCACCGGCCCCACAAAGTGACACAGTACAAGAAGGGCAAGGATTCTCTATATGCCCAGGGAAAGCGGCGTTACAACAGGAAGCAGAGTGGCTACGCTGGGCAGACTAAGCCAATTTTCCGAAAGAAGGCTAAAACTACAAGGAAGATTGTTCTAAGGCTGGAATGTGTTGAGCCCAACTGCAGATCTAAGAGAATGTTGGCTGTTAAGAGATGCAAACATTTTGAACTGGGAGGAGACAAGAAGAGAAAGAGCCAAGTGATCCAGTTCTAa